In Polaribacter sp. L3A8, a genomic segment contains:
- a CDS encoding C40 family peptidase, which yields MLYGICNLSMVPLRAEESNQSEMTSQVLFGEAFEVIERQKNWSKIRLTFDNYEGYIDNKQYIEITPDFFSNLKTKKQHFSGEMIDFITNSKNELTTIPLGANLPFYKEGKLQINKESYIYEGAVLSEQKSKSEIAQTAFNYLNTPFLWGGKTPFGIDCSGFTQMVYKLCGHQLLRDAKQQATQGEVLSFIEESEAGDLAFFDNEDGEIIHVGIILSDYHIIHAHGKVRIDTLDHSGIFNAELQKHTHKLRIIKNII from the coding sequence TTGTTATACGGCATTTGTAATTTAAGCATGGTTCCTTTAAGAGCTGAAGAATCAAACCAATCAGAAATGACTAGTCAGGTTTTATTTGGTGAAGCTTTTGAGGTTATAGAAAGACAAAAAAATTGGAGTAAAATTCGCTTGACTTTTGATAACTACGAAGGATATATAGATAACAAACAATACATAGAAATTACCCCAGATTTCTTTTCTAATTTAAAAACTAAAAAACAGCATTTTTCAGGTGAAATGATAGATTTCATTACCAATAGTAAAAATGAATTAACCACAATTCCTTTAGGTGCGAACTTACCTTTTTACAAGGAAGGAAAACTGCAGATAAACAAAGAATCATATATTTATGAAGGTGCTGTTTTATCTGAGCAAAAATCTAAAAGTGAAATTGCACAAACTGCTTTTAATTACTTAAATACGCCTTTTTTATGGGGAGGAAAAACACCTTTTGGTATTGATTGTTCTGGTTTTACACAAATGGTTTATAAACTTTGTGGACACCAACTTTTAAGAGATGCAAAACAACAAGCAACTCAAGGAGAGGTATTGAGTTTTATTGAAGAAAGTGAAGCCGGTGATTTAGCTTTTTTTGATAATGAAGATGGAGAGATTATACATGTGGGTATTATTTTAAGTGATTATCATATTATACACGCTCATGGTAAAGTAAGAATTGACACCTTAGATCATAGCGGAATTTTTAATGCAGAACTTCAAAAACATACACACAAACTAAGAATTATTAAAAATATAATTTAA
- a CDS encoding ISAon1 family transposase: protein MAGNMGLIVKKSFPNAALVIDRFHVQKLALDALQEIRIKHRWEAIDAENDAIENTRNKSLKYTPKLLPNGDTLKQLLARSRYLLYKSSSKWTKNQAIRAEILFEKYPDIEKAYKLCQNLSWIFNNTTDKTSALIRLAKWDEKVRQAHFKSFNTIARTMSIHYKNILNYFDNRSTNASAESFNAKIKAFRAQFRGVRNVDFFLYRLTTIFGSTQKVVE from the coding sequence ATGGCGGGAAATATGGGGCTTATAGTCAAGAAATCCTTTCCAAACGCTGCCTTAGTAATAGATCGTTTTCACGTGCAAAAATTAGCATTAGATGCACTGCAAGAAATAAGAATTAAACATAGATGGGAAGCGATTGATGCTGAGAATGATGCCATTGAAAACACCAGAAATAAATCTTTAAAATACACCCCAAAACTATTACCTAATGGAGATACTCTCAAACAACTATTAGCTAGAAGCAGATATCTATTATATAAATCAAGTAGTAAATGGACTAAAAATCAAGCCATAAGAGCAGAAATACTGTTTGAAAAATATCCGGATATAGAGAAAGCATACAAGTTATGTCAAAATCTATCTTGGATATTCAATAACACTACAGACAAAACATCAGCACTTATAAGACTTGCTAAATGGGATGAAAAAGTAAGACAGGCACACTTTAAAAGCTTCAACACTATAGCTAGAACGATGTCGATACATTATAAAAACATCTTAAACTATTTTGATAATCGAAGTACGAATGCATCAGCAGAATCATTCAATGCTAAAATTAAAGCCTTTAGAGCACAGTTTAGAGGCGTCAGAAATGTGGATTTTTTCTTATATAGACTTACTACTATTTTTGGATCAACACAAAAAGTTGTGGAGTAA
- a CDS encoding ISAon1 family transposase N-terminal region protein, with amino-acid sequence MDTSIAKLLLLEILVDYFKLTKHEVKNGELHFHFTELNTIPEEFKALKLSSKGFFPEATIQDFPIRGKNVFLHVIRRRWVEENSKKVVTRDWQLVAKGTRITSEFAAFLKDISQ; translated from the coding sequence TTGGATACCTCAATTGCTAAACTATTATTACTAGAAATTCTTGTTGACTATTTTAAACTAACGAAACACGAAGTTAAAAACGGAGAACTTCATTTCCATTTCACAGAATTAAATACAATTCCAGAAGAATTTAAAGCACTTAAATTAAGTTCTAAAGGCTTTTTTCCTGAAGCTACTATTCAAGATTTCCCAATTCGAGGTAAAAACGTTTTTCTACACGTTATTAGACGACGTTGGGTTGAGGAAAATTCTAAAAAAGTGGTTACTAGAGATTGGCAATTAGTAGCAAAAGGCACTAGAATAACTAGTGAATTTGCTGCTTTTTTAAAAGATATCAGTCAGTAA
- a CDS encoding ISAon1 family transposase N-terminal region protein, producing MDTSIELTKLLLPEILVDYFKLTKHEVKNGELHFHFTELNTIPEEFKALKLNSKGFFPEATVQDFPIRGKNVFLHVIRRRWVEENSKKVVTRDWQLVAKGTRITSEFAAFLKDISK from the coding sequence TTGGACACTTCAATTGAATTAACAAAACTATTATTACCAGAAATTCTTGTTGACTACTTTAAACTAACGAAACACGAAGTTAAAAATGGAGAACTTCATTTTCATTTCACAGAATTAAATACGATTCCTGAAGAATTCAAAGCACTTAAATTAAATTCTAAAGGTTTCTTTCCTGAAGCTACTGTTCAAGATTTCCCAATTCGAGGTAAAAACGTTTTTCTACACGTTATTAGACGACGTTGGGTTGAGGAAAATTCTAAAAAAGTGGTTACTAGAGATTGGCAATTAGTAGCAAAAGGCACTAGAATAACTAGTGAATTTGCTGCTTTTTTAAAAGATATCAGTAAGTAA
- a CDS encoding ISAon1 family transposase, producing MSVSNNATSTSTVANFYGVNPRSLQRQYKDYLSDFKAWDQQKHATDWLLFAKNLGTHLSLDETAFSNGDLYTIITNKLAKGKKGAIVAMIKGTKAEVVIKILHKIPLKHRKKVREVTLDMAGNMGLIVKKSFPNAALVIDRFHVQKLALDALQEIRIKHRWEAIDVENDAIENARSKSLKYTQKLLPNGDTLKQLLARSRYLLYKSSSKWTKNQSIRAEILFEKYPDIEKAYKLCQNLSWIFNNTTDKTSALIRLAKWDEKVRQAHFKSFNTIARTMSIHYKNILNYFDNRSTNASAESFNAKI from the coding sequence ATATCAGTAAGTAATAACGCCACTAGCACTAGTACTGTAGCTAATTTCTACGGGGTAAATCCCAGAAGTTTACAAAGACAGTATAAGGATTATTTAAGTGATTTTAAAGCTTGGGATCAACAGAAGCACGCAACAGACTGGTTATTGTTTGCAAAGAATTTAGGGACTCACTTATCACTTGATGAAACTGCCTTTTCTAACGGTGATTTATATACCATAATAACAAATAAATTAGCTAAAGGAAAGAAAGGAGCAATAGTAGCCATGATCAAAGGAACTAAAGCTGAAGTTGTCATAAAAATACTTCATAAAATTCCTTTAAAACATAGGAAGAAAGTCAGGGAAGTAACCTTGGATATGGCAGGAAATATGGGGCTTATAGTCAAGAAATCCTTTCCAAACGCTGCCTTAGTAATAGATCGTTTTCATGTGCAAAAATTAGCATTAGATGCACTGCAAGAAATAAGAATTAAACATCGGTGGGAAGCGATTGATGTTGAGAATGATGCCATTGAAAACGCCAGAAGTAAATCTTTAAAATACACCCAAAAACTATTACCAAATGGAGATACACTCAAACAACTATTAGCTAGAAGCAGATATCTATTATATAAATCAAGTAGTAAATGGACTAAAAATCAATCTATAAGAGCAGAAATATTGTTTGAAAAATATCCTGATATAGAGAAAGCATACAAGTTATGTCAAAATCTATCTTGGATATTCAATAACACTACAGACAAAACATCAGCACTTATAAGACTTGCTAAATGGGATGAAAAAGTAAGACAGGCACACTTTAAAAGCTTCAACACTATAGCTAGAACGATGTCGATACATTATAAAAACATCTTAAACTATTTTGATAATCGAAGTACGAATGCATCAGCAGAATCATTCAATGCTAAAATTTAA
- a CDS encoding ISAon1 family transposase — protein MSVSNNATSTSTVANFYGVNPRSLQRQYKDYLSDFKAWDQQKHATDWLLFTKNLGTHLSLDETAFSNGDLYTIITNKLAKGKKGAIVAMIKGTKAEVVIKILHKIPLKHRKKVMEVTLDMAGNMGLIVKKSFPNAALVIDRFHVQKLALDALQEIRIKHRWEAIDAENDAIENTRNKSLKYTPKLLPNGDTLKQLLARSRYLLYKSSNKWTKNQAIRAEILFEKYPDIEKAYKLCQNLSWIFNNTTDKTSALIRLAKWDEKVRQAHFKSFNTIARTMSIHYKNILNYFDNRSTNASAESFNAKIKAFRAQFRGVRNVDFFLYRLTTIFA, from the coding sequence ATATCAGTAAGTAATAACGCCACTAGCACTAGTACTGTAGCTAATTTCTACGGAGTAAATCCCAGAAGTTTACAAAGACAGTATAAGGATTATTTAAGTGATTTTAAAGCTTGGGATCAACAGAAGCACGCAACAGACTGGTTATTGTTCACAAAGAATTTAGGTACTCACTTATCACTTGATGAAACTGCCTTTTCTAACGGTGATTTATATACCATAATAACAAATAAATTAGCTAAAGGAAAGAAAGGCGCAATAGTAGCCATGATCAAAGGAACTAAAGCTGAAGTTGTCATAAAAATACTTCATAAAATTCCTTTAAAACATAGGAAGAAAGTCATGGAAGTAACCTTGGATATGGCAGGAAATATGGGGCTTATAGTCAAGAAATCCTTTCCAAATGCTGCCTTAGTAATAGACCGTTTTCATGTGCAAAAATTAGCATTAGATGCACTGCAAGAAATAAGAATTAAACACAGATGGGAAGCGATTGATGCTGAGAATGATGCTATTGAAAACACCAGAAATAAATCTTTAAAATACACCCCAAAACTATTACCTAATGGAGATACTCTCAAACAACTATTAGCTAGAAGCAGATATCTATTATATAAATCAAGTAATAAATGGACTAAAAATCAAGCCATAAGAGCAGAAATACTGTTTGAAAAATATCCTGATATAGAGAAAGCATACAAGTTATGTCAAAATCTATCTTGGATATTCAATAACACTACAGACAAAACATCAGCACTTATAAGACTTGCTAAATGGGATGAAAAAGTAAGACAGGCACACTTTAAAAGCTTCAACACTATAGCTAGAACGATGTCGATACATTATAAAAACATCTTAAACTATTTTGATAATCGAAGTACGAATGCATCAGCAGAATCATTCAATGCTAAAATTAAAGCCTTTAGAGCACAGTTTAGAGGCGTCAGAAATGTGGATTTTTTCTTATATAGACTTACTACTATTTTTGCGTAA
- a CDS encoding acetyl-CoA C-acyltransferase encodes MKEVVIVSVARTPIGSFMGSLSTISAPKLGAIAIKGALEKINLNPNLVEEVFMGNVVSAGLGQAPARQASIFAGIPNTVPCTMVNKVCASGMKAIMLAAQTIALGDADIVVAGGMENMSSIPHYQHARKGSKFGPITMEDGLQKDGLVDAYDNIPMGVCADTCASEYNFSREDQDAFAIQSYNRSAKAWSEGKYTDEIVPVEIPQRRGEPIIFSEDEEYKNVRMDKIPALRAAFTKDGTVTAANASTINDGGAALVLMSADKANELNITPIAKIRSYADAAHEPEWFTTAPAKAIPKALAKANLSIDDVDYFELNEAFSIVGLANMQILGITDDKVNVNGGAVSLGHPLGVSGARIVIALTSILKQNNAKIGAAAICNGGGGASAFIIERI; translated from the coding sequence ATGAAAGAAGTCGTAATTGTATCCGTAGCCAGAACTCCTATTGGAAGTTTTATGGGAAGTTTATCAACAATTTCTGCACCAAAATTAGGAGCTATTGCTATAAAAGGAGCTTTAGAAAAAATCAATTTAAACCCAAATTTGGTTGAAGAAGTTTTTATGGGAAATGTAGTTTCTGCAGGCTTAGGGCAAGCACCTGCAAGACAAGCATCTATTTTTGCAGGCATTCCAAATACAGTACCTTGTACAATGGTAAATAAAGTATGTGCTTCTGGTATGAAAGCAATTATGTTAGCTGCCCAAACAATTGCTTTAGGTGATGCTGATATTGTTGTTGCAGGTGGTATGGAAAACATGAGTTCTATTCCGCACTATCAACATGCTAGAAAAGGATCTAAATTTGGACCAATAACTATGGAAGATGGTCTACAAAAAGATGGTTTGGTAGATGCTTATGATAATATTCCGATGGGGGTTTGTGCTGATACTTGTGCAAGTGAATATAATTTTTCTAGAGAAGATCAAGATGCTTTTGCAATACAATCTTATAATAGATCTGCCAAGGCTTGGAGTGAAGGAAAATATACTGATGAAATTGTTCCCGTTGAGATTCCTCAAAGACGTGGTGAACCAATTATTTTTTCTGAAGATGAAGAATACAAAAATGTAAGAATGGATAAAATTCCAGCGTTAAGAGCAGCTTTTACAAAAGACGGAACCGTTACCGCAGCAAATGCTTCTACCATTAATGATGGTGGTGCAGCATTGGTTTTAATGTCTGCTGATAAAGCTAATGAATTAAACATTACGCCTATTGCAAAAATAAGAAGCTATGCAGATGCCGCTCACGAACCAGAATGGTTTACAACGGCTCCAGCAAAAGCAATACCAAAAGCATTAGCAAAGGCAAACTTATCTATTGATGATGTAGATTATTTTGAATTAAATGAAGCATTTTCTATTGTTGGTTTAGCTAATATGCAGATTTTAGGTATTACTGATGATAAAGTAAATGTAAATGGTGGTGCTGTTTCTTTAGGACATCCTTTAGGTGTTTCTGGAGCAAGAATTGTAATTGCTTTAACATCTATTTTAAAACAGAATAACGCTAAAATTGGAGCTGCAGCAATTTGTAATGGTGGTGGTGGTGCTAGTGCATTTATTATAGAAAGAATTTAA
- a CDS encoding tetratricopeptide repeat protein, with product MKNQILALTVGFLSIASFAQKNELKTAEKAIKKGDFKEAKAAIASLEGTEGSMDSKYKAKYYFFKGSAYGKSNVEKAAAAYNQLISYEKETGKQKYTKEAKPKLNELTQFVSKKAIDSYNNKDYKKATNNFYLTYKLSPTDTSFLYNAALSSSLGKDYDSALKYYKELQEIKYTGITTEYVAVNKETGKEENMGTKVNRDLMVKAGQYITPGVRTTESKQAEIIKNIGYIYVNQGKPELAVAALEEARKASPKDINLLLNQAQMYIKLEQMDKFGELMKEAVKLDPTNPTLFFNLGVVNAGENKNEEAIGFYKKAIELDPEYGDAYLNLGVTVLNKRIAVINEMNENLSNDKKYTELEGKLKGICKDALPYIVKADEISRTEGTVSTLLNIYDTLEMTAEADVLRPIYKEMRGQ from the coding sequence ATGAAAAATCAAATATTAGCGTTAACAGTTGGCTTTTTATCAATAGCATCTTTTGCGCAGAAAAATGAACTTAAAACTGCCGAAAAAGCAATTAAAAAAGGAGATTTTAAAGAAGCTAAAGCAGCAATTGCAAGTTTAGAAGGTACAGAAGGTTCAATGGATTCAAAATACAAGGCAAAGTATTACTTTTTTAAAGGGTCTGCTTATGGAAAATCTAACGTTGAAAAAGCAGCAGCAGCGTATAATCAGTTAATTTCTTACGAGAAAGAAACAGGAAAGCAGAAGTATACAAAAGAGGCGAAGCCTAAATTAAATGAATTAACACAATTTGTTTCTAAAAAGGCAATTGACTCATATAATAATAAGGACTATAAAAAGGCTACAAACAATTTCTATTTAACGTATAAATTAAGTCCTACTGATACTTCTTTTTTATATAATGCAGCTTTAAGTTCTTCTTTAGGTAAAGATTACGATAGCGCTTTAAAATACTATAAAGAATTACAGGAGATTAAATATACGGGTATTACTACTGAATATGTTGCTGTCAACAAAGAAACTGGTAAAGAAGAAAATATGGGTACCAAAGTAAATAGAGACCTAATGGTTAAGGCAGGACAATATATTACTCCTGGTGTTAGAACGACAGAATCTAAGCAGGCTGAAATTATTAAAAACATTGGTTATATATATGTAAACCAAGGAAAACCAGAATTAGCAGTTGCAGCTTTAGAGGAAGCTAGAAAAGCGAGTCCAAAAGATATCAATTTATTGTTAAATCAAGCTCAAATGTACATTAAGCTTGAGCAAATGGATAAGTTTGGTGAGTTAATGAAAGAGGCTGTAAAGTTAGACCCAACAAACCCTACTTTGTTCTTTAACTTAGGAGTTGTGAATGCTGGTGAAAATAAAAATGAAGAAGCGATTGGTTTTTATAAAAAAGCTATAGAATTAGATCCAGAATACGGAGATGCATATTTAAACTTAGGTGTTACTGTTTTAAATAAAAGAATTGCTGTTATTAATGAGATGAATGAAAATTTATCGAATGATAAAAAATATACTGAGTTAGAAGGTAAGTTAAAAGGTATTTGTAAAGATGCATTACCTTATATAGTTAAGGCAGATGAAATTTCTAGAACAGAAGGAACCGTAAGTACACTTTTAAATATCTATGATACTTTAGAAATGACTGCTGAAGCAGATGTTTTAAGACCTATTTATAAAGAAATGAGAGGTCAATAA
- a CDS encoding ISAon1 family transposase N-terminal region protein, whose protein sequence is MDTSIELTKLLLPEILVDYFKLTKHEVKNGELHFHFTELNTIPEEFKALKLNSKGFFPEATIQDFPIRGKNVFLHVIRRRWVEENSKKVVTRDWQLVAKGTRITSEFAAFFKRYQSVITPLAQVL, encoded by the coding sequence TTGGATACTTCAATTGAACTAACAAAACTATTATTACCAGAAATTCTTGTTGACTATTTTAAACTAACTAAGCACGAAGTTAAAAATGGAGAACTTCATTTCCATTTCACAGAATTAAATACGATTCCTGAAGAATTCAAAGCACTTAAATTAAATTCTAAAGGTTTTTTTCCTGAAGCTACTATTCAAGATTTTCCAATTCGAGGTAAAAACGTTTTTCTACATGTTATTAGACGACGTTGGGTTGAGGAAAATTCTAAAAAAGTAGTTACAAGAGATTGGCAATTAGTAGCAAAAGGCACTAGAATAACTAGTGAATTTGCTGCTTTTTTTAAAAGATATCAGTCAGTAATAACGCCACTAGCACAAGTACTGTAG
- a CDS encoding ISAon1 family transposase N-terminal region protein, with translation MDTSIELTKLLLPEILVDYFKLTKHEVKNGELHFHFTELNTIPEEFKALKLSSKGFFPEATIQDFPIRGKNVFLHVIRRRWVEENSKKVVTRDWQLVAKGTRITSEFAAFLKDISK, from the coding sequence TTGGATACTTCAATTGAATTAACAAAACTATTATTACCAGAAATTCTTGTTGACTACTTTAAACTAACGAAACACGAAGTTAAAAATGGAGAACTTCATTTTCATTTCACAGAATTAAATACAATTCCAGAAGAATTTAAAGCACTTAAATTAAGTTCTAAAGGTTTTTTTCCTGAAGCTACTATTCAAGATTTTCCAATTCGAGGTAAAAACGTTTTTCTACATGTTATTAGACGACGTTGGGTTGAGGAAAATTCTAAAAAAGTGGTTACTAGAGATTGGCAATTAGTAGCAAAAGGCACTAGAATAACTAGTGAATTTGCTGCTTTTTTAAAAGATATCAGTAAGTAA
- a CDS encoding HD family phosphohydrolase, translating to MSNIVNKLYQNNAIIYKVILFLVTTIAIVYLFPKGGQFKYDFNNGQLWKYDNLYAPFDFAIQKTAEEIAIEKKEITVNSKLYFTYDFDIENIVKSNYIKRVGLVKKTDSLSIDGVRKLSEIGQGVIDNIYKKGFLEVASQDRVSDKNEIVAVRKGNEVEDVIFKNLLTTKEVLEIIRSNLEEEKTFYGKKLLLDLLTEIIKPNVYFDAIYSEKVIDNEIKNISYTKGKVESGKLIILKGDIVEGKKLAILNSLKSESESKVWTDSNYNWIILGYTILVALALLMLLLFLHKYRVEIFDNNNKVTFIFFNVFSMIFIQTLVIKYNSDYLYVVPLSVLPIVLKAFFDARLGLFAHVLTVLLLGYIVPNSFEFIYLHIIAGIVTILTVSELYKRANLFISVAQITLIYMLTYFAFSIIKEGNASQINWNYFMLFAANGLLSFLSIILIYMYEKVFGLVSDVTLLELSNTNAKLLRELNEKAPGTFQHSMQVANLAEAAANEIGANSMLVRTGALYHDIGKMLNPMYFTENQSTGVNPHNDLSPRDSSKIITDHVIKGVELAKKYNLPDRIIDFIRTHHGTSSTYYFYMKEKELNPDAEVDIKNFQYQGPIPFSKETAILMMCDASEAASKSLTKPTAMSISNLIDKIMDKQMADNQFLNSDITFREIEIIKKVIKKKLMNIYHLRVEYPE from the coding sequence ATGAGTAATATAGTTAATAAATTGTACCAAAACAACGCCATTATTTATAAGGTGATTTTGTTTTTAGTAACCACAATTGCAATTGTTTATTTGTTTCCAAAAGGAGGGCAATTTAAATATGATTTTAACAACGGACAGCTCTGGAAATACGATAATCTATATGCGCCTTTTGATTTTGCTATTCAAAAAACGGCAGAAGAAATTGCCATAGAAAAAAAAGAGATTACTGTAAACTCAAAATTATATTTTACCTATGATTTTGATATTGAAAATATCGTAAAATCAAATTACATAAAAAGAGTTGGTCTTGTAAAAAAAACAGATTCTTTAAGTATAGATGGTGTTAGAAAATTATCAGAAATAGGTCAAGGAGTTATAGATAATATTTACAAAAAAGGATTTTTAGAAGTTGCAAGTCAAGATAGAGTTTCTGATAAAAACGAAATAGTAGCTGTTAGAAAGGGGAATGAAGTGGAAGATGTTATATTTAAAAACCTTTTAACCACTAAAGAAGTTTTAGAAATAATTAGAAGTAATTTAGAAGAAGAAAAAACTTTTTATGGTAAAAAACTGTTATTAGATCTATTAACAGAAATAATTAAACCCAATGTATATTTTGATGCCATTTATAGTGAAAAAGTAATAGATAACGAGATAAAAAACATTTCTTATACAAAAGGAAAGGTGGAGTCTGGTAAGTTAATTATTTTAAAAGGAGATATTGTAGAAGGTAAAAAACTTGCCATCTTAAATTCTTTAAAAAGTGAGTCTGAGTCTAAAGTTTGGACAGATTCTAATTATAATTGGATTATCTTAGGGTATACTATTTTAGTGGCCCTAGCTTTGTTAATGCTATTATTATTCTTGCATAAATATAGAGTAGAAATATTTGATAACAATAACAAAGTTACTTTTATATTTTTCAATGTTTTTTCAATGATTTTTATACAAACATTGGTTATAAAATACAATTCAGATTATTTATATGTTGTTCCCTTAAGTGTGCTTCCAATAGTTTTAAAAGCTTTTTTTGATGCACGTTTAGGTTTGTTTGCACATGTTTTAACAGTATTGCTGTTAGGGTATATTGTACCTAATAGTTTCGAATTTATATACTTACATATTATTGCAGGTATTGTAACAATTTTAACCGTTTCCGAATTGTATAAGAGGGCAAATTTATTTATTTCAGTTGCTCAAATTACATTAATTTATATGCTTACCTATTTTGCGTTTTCTATAATTAAAGAAGGAAATGCATCGCAGATAAACTGGAACTATTTTATGCTTTTTGCTGCAAATGGGTTGTTATCGTTTTTATCCATCATATTAATTTATATGTATGAAAAAGTATTTGGTTTGGTATCTGATGTTACCTTGTTAGAGCTTTCTAACACTAATGCAAAGCTTTTAAGAGAATTAAACGAGAAAGCCCCAGGAACATTTCAACACTCCATGCAAGTGGCTAATTTAGCTGAAGCAGCAGCAAATGAAATAGGAGCCAATTCGATGTTGGTTAGAACAGGGGCTTTGTATCATGATATTGGTAAAATGTTAAATCCAATGTATTTTACAGAAAATCAATCTACGGGTGTTAATCCTCATAATGATTTATCTCCAAGAGATAGTTCTAAAATAATTACAGACCATGTTATAAAAGGAGTAGAGTTAGCTAAGAAGTACAATTTGCCAGATAGAATTATAGATTTTATAAGAACGCATCACGGTACCAGTTCTACGTACTATTTTTATATGAAAGAAAAAGAATTAAACCCAGATGCAGAGGTTGATATTAAAAACTTTCAATACCAAGGTCCAATTCCGTTTTCTAAAGAGACAGCTATTTTAATGATGTGTGATGCTTCGGAAGCTGCGTCTAAAAGTTTAACAAAACCAACAGCAATGTCTATTAGTAATCTAATTGATAAAATTATGGATAAACAAATGGCTGATAATCAGTTTTTAAATTCAGATATTACCTTTAGAGAAATAGAAATTATTAAAAAAGTGATCAAGAAAAAGCTGATGAATATTTACCATTTAAGGGTAGAATATCCAGAATAA
- a CDS encoding YegP family protein, with product MGKFVISKRTNGEFQFKLKADNSQVILTSEGYSSKAGCENGISSVKTNSQDDSKFDKKTSSNGKPYFNLKASNGQIIGTSEMYESTSGRDNGIASVKNNAPSASTEDLS from the coding sequence ATGGGAAAATTTGTAATTTCTAAAAGAACCAATGGAGAATTTCAGTTTAAATTAAAAGCTGATAATAGTCAAGTAATATTAACTAGTGAAGGGTATTCTTCAAAAGCAGGTTGTGAAAATGGTATATCATCTGTTAAAACCAACTCTCAAGATGACTCTAAATTTGATAAAAAAACATCATCTAACGGTAAACCATACTTCAATTTGAAAGCAAGTAATGGTCAAATTATTGGTACGAGTGAAATGTATGAAAGCACAAGTGGTAGAGATAATGGTATTGCATCCGTAAAGAATAATGCACCATCAGCCTCTACTGAAGATTTATCATAA